A single genomic interval of Leptospira sp. WS60.C2 harbors:
- the alr gene encoding alanine racemase, with translation MQSSRVYLSRSAFSHNIALFRKLIGPKTKFTAVIKSNAYGHGLLATASIAMDAGADYLGVNCLEEAVSLRRVFPKVTILIMGSIPNLKERLGELADENFWVMVSRIEEMELLAKLSPTPKLHLKVDTGMSRLGIPFQQAEVLAKEIAEKKLPLSGIATHFASTEDFTEHSYSMLQLGRFQETIDTFAKHGFIDLICHCASSASAMLFSEARMDLVRVGISLYGLWPSLETKLSLSLMKKDVGMLKPALTWKTQIQHIQNLNPGTFVGYGSTFKTTHETRLAVVPVGYYEGLDRKLSNHGYMLIRGERAKILGRICMNMTMLDITHIPDAKIGDDVVILGKSGDEMISADDHATWTGTINYEVVTKILGSFPRIIED, from the coding sequence GTGCAATCTTCTCGGGTTTATCTCTCTCGTTCTGCCTTCAGTCATAACATCGCCCTTTTCCGCAAACTGATTGGTCCGAAAACTAAATTCACAGCAGTCATCAAATCCAATGCTTACGGGCACGGACTGCTTGCGACAGCTTCGATTGCAATGGATGCTGGTGCGGATTATTTGGGAGTGAATTGCTTAGAGGAAGCCGTCTCCCTCCGTCGGGTATTTCCCAAAGTGACCATCCTCATCATGGGAAGCATTCCTAATTTGAAAGAAAGGTTAGGAGAACTCGCCGATGAAAATTTTTGGGTGATGGTGTCTCGCATCGAAGAAATGGAACTTCTAGCAAAACTATCCCCCACTCCCAAACTCCATTTGAAGGTGGATACGGGGATGAGCCGTTTGGGAATTCCCTTCCAACAGGCTGAGGTCTTAGCAAAAGAGATTGCAGAAAAAAAACTTCCTCTCTCTGGCATTGCCACTCATTTTGCAAGCACAGAAGATTTTACCGAACATAGTTATTCGATGTTACAGCTGGGACGTTTTCAAGAGACTATCGACACATTCGCTAAACACGGGTTTATCGATCTCATTTGCCACTGTGCATCATCTGCCTCTGCCATGTTATTTTCGGAAGCACGAATGGACCTTGTCCGTGTTGGGATTTCTCTTTACGGACTTTGGCCCAGTCTTGAGACCAAACTTTCACTTTCTCTTATGAAAAAAGATGTGGGGATGTTAAAACCGGCGCTCACTTGGAAAACACAAATCCAACACATCCAAAACCTAAATCCTGGTACTTTTGTCGGGTATGGGTCAACTTTTAAAACCACGCATGAAACTAGGCTTGCCGTTGTGCCAGTTGGTTATTATGAAGGACTTGATCGAAAACTGTCTAATCATGGTTATATGCTCATTCGTGGCGAACGCGCAAAAATCTTGGGTAGAATTTGTATGAATATGACCATGCTTGACATCACTCATATACCGGATGCAAAGATTGGAGACGATGTTGTCATATTAGGGAAATCCGGGGATGAGATGATTTCTGCAGATGACCACGCCACTTGGACAGGAACCATCAATTATGAAGTGGTAACAAAAATATTGGGATCGTTCCCTCGTATCATTGAAGACTAG
- a CDS encoding SpoIIE family protein phosphatase: MPTKLLTLSLISDITSRINSHEDLDTLLSEIMGITRDVLQTEGSSLLLYDKENDQLVFNTTSGLKEESLAHLTVPRGKGIAGMVLETLKPEIVNDAANDSRIFKAIDKKVGYVTRNLICVPMVAQGEVQGVLEAVNSVDNRDFNQTDIKILRYLSNLAAIAVKNRLLIDNLNLRANELNCLFQISQALANIQSSDEFMDLAVKTISEVLQVDRVCLNFEKIEKRGLPRSKSKGFSDQIQDEDVVGLLFNDKSDWMFKGFKVITANSPQGMQLTHKGLFQHSMILFPILKNKEWLGSLVVSDKTSRTRFDEMDIRILRTLTNQVGEAYTALQVKIQSERLKNIDRDMQVAAMIQKHSLPIIPKQYSLLEFDTYYQASREIGGDFYDMVVHGKDEVSVIIADVSGKGTPAALFMEFSKTVLQQEVSKTTSTSEALFNANQILQDKSGFLMFVTAMLVRINMTKKELTYSSAGHNLQIIYRKKHHKIQHLSGKGQPMGIGKCEFSEHTVSYLPGDLLVLYTDGVTEAMNLKEELFSEERLESVILSHINDPPEVIRQAILQKVSEFVGEAEPHDDLSLFIIRLN; encoded by the coding sequence ATGCCTACGAAATTACTTACGTTAAGTCTGATATCGGATATTACCAGTCGCATCAATTCCCATGAAGATTTGGATACACTTCTCAGTGAAATCATGGGAATCACTCGTGACGTATTACAAACGGAAGGTTCTTCCTTACTTTTGTATGACAAAGAAAACGACCAATTGGTATTCAATACAACCAGTGGGTTAAAAGAAGAATCGCTTGCTCACCTAACAGTTCCTAGGGGAAAAGGGATTGCTGGGATGGTGCTTGAAACACTGAAACCAGAAATCGTAAACGATGCGGCCAATGACTCTAGAATCTTCAAAGCCATCGACAAAAAAGTTGGGTATGTCACACGAAACTTAATTTGTGTTCCTATGGTGGCACAAGGCGAAGTACAAGGTGTACTAGAAGCGGTTAACTCTGTCGACAACCGTGACTTCAACCAAACAGATATCAAAATCCTCAGATATCTCTCAAACCTGGCAGCCATTGCCGTCAAAAATCGTCTTCTCATTGATAACTTAAATTTAAGAGCGAATGAACTAAATTGCCTCTTCCAAATTTCGCAAGCTCTTGCGAATATCCAAAGTTCAGATGAATTTATGGACCTTGCGGTCAAAACCATTTCGGAAGTTTTACAAGTGGACCGAGTTTGCCTCAATTTTGAAAAGATTGAAAAACGCGGACTCCCCCGTTCCAAGTCCAAAGGTTTTTCTGACCAAATCCAAGATGAAGATGTGGTGGGACTTCTCTTCAATGATAAATCGGATTGGATGTTTAAGGGATTTAAGGTGATCACGGCTAATTCACCACAAGGGATGCAACTCACACATAAGGGACTCTTCCAACACAGTATGATCTTATTTCCCATTCTGAAAAACAAAGAATGGTTGGGTTCTCTTGTTGTTTCCGACAAAACATCTCGTACCCGTTTTGATGAGATGGACATTCGAATCCTTCGAACTCTGACAAACCAGGTCGGGGAAGCGTACACAGCGTTACAAGTAAAGATACAAAGTGAACGCTTAAAAAACATTGATCGTGACATGCAAGTGGCAGCCATGATTCAAAAACATTCGCTGCCCATCATTCCTAAACAATACTCACTCTTGGAATTTGATACCTACTACCAAGCGTCTCGCGAAATCGGTGGAGACTTTTATGACATGGTGGTACACGGAAAGGACGAAGTGTCTGTCATCATTGCCGATGTTTCTGGAAAAGGAACACCAGCAGCACTCTTTATGGAATTTTCCAAAACGGTTTTACAACAAGAAGTTTCGAAAACCACTTCCACAAGCGAAGCTCTTTTCAACGCCAACCAGATCTTACAGGACAAATCTGGATTCCTAATGTTTGTCACAGCGATGCTTGTCCGCATCAATATGACAAAAAAAGAATTAACCTATTCCTCTGCGGGTCATAATTTACAAATCATCTATCGCAAAAAACACCATAAGATCCAACACCTTTCCGGAAAAGGACAACCCATGGGAATTGGCAAATGTGAGTTCTCCGAACACACAGTCAGTTACTTGCCAGGAGATTTACTTGTTCTTTACACCGATGGTGTGACAGAAGCCATGAATCTAAAAGAAGAACTTTTTTCAGAAGAAAGGCTTGAGTCTGTGATTCTATCTCATATCAACGACCCTCCAGAAGTGATTAGGCAAGCGATTCTACAAAAAGTAAGTGAATTTGTGGGAGAAGCGGAACCACATGATGACCTTTCTCTCTTTATCATCCGTCTAAACTAA
- a CDS encoding carbon-nitrogen hydrolase family protein, whose translation MNFKAAVVQVTSTARVSNNLTKCRQLVEDAANAGAKVIGLPENFSFMGSESEKQNLLGQIEEETFSFLKDTARDLGIYLLGGGFPTKAPTGKVFNTAVIVDPKGEEVFRYHKVHLFDAVVGDGFPYKESNHTESGEKIPDVINTEYGKISSAICYDLRFPELFRALSKQGVDLCFLPAAFTVPTGEAHWHVLLRARAIENLMYVLAPGQTGTHDPHGKRKTFGHSLIISPWGEILAELNSEEGFAIATIELDRLAEIRSTLPSLQHRRF comes from the coding sequence ATGAATTTTAAAGCCGCCGTTGTGCAAGTCACAAGTACAGCAAGAGTTTCAAATAACCTAACCAAGTGTAGGCAACTTGTGGAAGATGCGGCAAACGCTGGTGCCAAAGTCATTGGGCTACCTGAAAATTTTTCCTTTATGGGAAGTGAATCGGAAAAACAAAACCTTCTTGGTCAAATTGAGGAAGAAACCTTTTCCTTTTTAAAAGATACGGCACGTGATTTGGGCATTTATCTTTTGGGAGGTGGGTTTCCCACAAAAGCGCCTACGGGAAAAGTGTTCAACACGGCAGTGATCGTAGATCCCAAAGGTGAGGAAGTGTTCCGGTATCACAAGGTCCATTTGTTTGATGCAGTTGTGGGAGACGGGTTCCCATACAAAGAATCCAACCACACGGAGAGCGGGGAAAAGATTCCAGATGTGATCAACACCGAATATGGAAAGATTTCTTCGGCGATTTGTTATGACCTAAGGTTCCCCGAGCTCTTTCGTGCCTTGTCCAAACAAGGTGTGGATTTGTGTTTTTTACCAGCTGCCTTTACCGTTCCCACTGGAGAGGCACATTGGCATGTTCTCCTCAGAGCAAGAGCGATTGAAAATTTAATGTATGTCTTGGCACCTGGGCAGACTGGAACTCACGACCCACATGGCAAACGAAAGACCTTTGGACACTCGCTCATCATTTCTCCTTGGGGAGAAATTTTGGCGGAATTAAATTCCGAAGAAGGGTTTGCCATTGCCACAATCGAACTCGATCGATTGGCTGAGATCCGTTCTACGTTACCGAGTTTACAACACCGAAGGTTTTGA
- a CDS encoding alpha/beta fold hydrolase, with translation MSERQTYNWKNHRLTYIRHKSLNPKSKETIVLIGGWCSAAGYWGLNIPFFRQLGDVIELDLVGHYPAEIFDQKKGLTLQDFLETQAQGIWASAGEKDITLVGHSTGGMAVLAIASLFPQRIKQVIAIAPYVHGPVPGILKIGVMGLRANLGTFFDLGFKIGKSLPKALQIGFSYGVYDSKAFHTREEIQQFLKEYNPQFECLNPRQILMILEMLDRTDIRPIVFGNQVPTLIMRGEEDPIIPGKDVMELERSTPHVKAVLFSECGHFVHMEKQKAAEKVMKDFLLMKKSSATKKSFF, from the coding sequence ATGTCAGAACGACAAACATACAATTGGAAAAATCACAGACTAACCTATATTAGGCATAAATCTCTCAATCCAAAATCCAAAGAAACCATTGTCCTCATCGGAGGTTGGTGTTCAGCAGCAGGATATTGGGGGCTCAATATTCCTTTCTTTCGACAATTGGGAGATGTCATTGAACTCGACTTAGTTGGTCACTACCCTGCTGAAATTTTTGATCAAAAAAAAGGTCTCACACTTCAGGATTTTTTAGAAACACAGGCCCAAGGGATTTGGGCATCGGCTGGGGAAAAAGACATCACACTTGTTGGTCATTCCACAGGAGGAATGGCTGTGCTTGCGATTGCGTCCCTTTTCCCACAGCGCATCAAACAAGTGATCGCAATCGCCCCCTATGTACACGGACCAGTCCCTGGGATCTTAAAAATTGGAGTGATGGGACTTCGCGCCAACTTAGGAACGTTTTTTGACCTTGGATTTAAAATTGGAAAATCATTACCCAAAGCCTTACAAATCGGTTTTTCCTATGGTGTGTATGATTCGAAAGCCTTCCATACAAGAGAAGAAATCCAACAGTTCTTAAAAGAATACAACCCGCAATTTGAATGTTTAAACCCAAGACAAATTCTCATGATCCTTGAGATGCTTGACCGAACCGACATACGACCGATTGTCTTTGGAAACCAAGTACCAACTCTCATCATGCGCGGGGAAGAAGATCCCATCATTCCAGGAAAAGATGTGATGGAACTGGAAAGAAGCACGCCACATGTGAAGGCGGTACTGTTTTCAGAATGCGGACACTTTGTACACATGGAAAAACAAAAAGCGGCAGAAAAGGTAATGAAAGATTTTCTCCTGATGAAAAAATCCTCCGCCACCAAAAAGTCATTTTTCTAA
- a CDS encoding efflux RND transporter permease subunit produces MISTIIRFSANNRYLVIITALFFVLMSIFAMKHIPLDALPDMSDTQVIIYSKWDRSPDIIEDQVTYPIVRSLLGAPKVKAIRGFSDFGYSFVYVIFEDGTDLYWARSRVNEYISQLQNNLPTGVNLSLGPDATGVGWIYQYVLVDETNQMDLAEIRSFQDFKLKYLLNSIPGVAEVATVGGFKKQYQIQIDPLKLQIFGIDMDEVIDKVRKSNDDIGARLLEIGGAEYMIRVRGYVQSKEDIEQISLGANSMGTPIYLSQVAKIVDGPDLRRGVGDWNGEGDQVSGIIIMRHGENALRVIESVKDKIKSMEASLPRGLKIKPAYDRSILINETIHVLKEKLTEEIIVVSIIILIFLWHIPSAIVPILTIPIAVILSFLPMYLADIGSNLMSLAGIALSIGVLVDGAIVEVENAYKKLEEWESSGRVGDFHAIRLEALLEVGPSVFFSLLIIAVAFFPIFTLVDQEGKLFRPLAISKNVTMAIAAILAITVDPAFRMLFTRMDPFTKFTPVVNSILTGIFVGKYYSEKNHPISKRLYLVYEPVVKMVLNHPKKTVLSAVLLFLLTVPIYFKLGTEFLPPLNEGSILYMPTTLPGISIGEAERVLKIMDQKLVRFPEVESVYGKAGRADTSTDPSPISMFEIVVTLKPEKDWRRGLTKEDLVKQMNEQMEIPGFSNAWTQPIRARIDMLSTGIRTPIGIKVLGENLEEIQEVGINIETALKKEKGVRSIFAERTSGGYYIDIKIKRELAAKYGLTIEDIQNTILSALGGETISTTIEKRERYSIQIRYPREYRDSLEMISKVLIPISNRGHIPLSYLATLEYNIGPTMIRDENGFLTGYVYVDTTDTDLLGFVNRLKSIVETEVNLPKGVFLEWSGQYENIIRVRNRMMFVVPITLLLIFFLLYINTKSVIKTAIVLTAVPFSMIGAFWLLYLLDYQVSVAVWVGIIALLGLDAETGVFMLMYLDLSYEKHKNQNKKMNAGILQLAIIEGAVHRIRPKMMTVLSGFIGLLPIMWATGSGSDLMKRIAAPMVGGLVTSFALELVVYPAIYFLWKQKELIEKDSKMVNIGG; encoded by the coding sequence ATGATCAGCACAATCATTAGATTTTCCGCTAACAATCGGTATTTGGTTATCATTACGGCATTATTTTTTGTCTTAATGTCGATTTTTGCTATGAAACACATCCCTTTGGATGCATTGCCGGACATGTCCGATACACAGGTGATTATCTATTCCAAATGGGATCGTAGCCCCGATATCATTGAAGACCAAGTTACATATCCAATCGTCAGGTCATTGTTAGGAGCACCAAAAGTAAAAGCAATTCGTGGGTTTTCTGACTTTGGTTATTCTTTTGTGTATGTTATCTTTGAAGATGGAACTGACTTGTATTGGGCACGTTCACGTGTGAATGAATACATATCTCAATTACAAAATAATTTACCAACGGGAGTCAATTTAAGTTTAGGGCCTGACGCCACGGGTGTTGGTTGGATCTACCAATATGTTTTAGTGGATGAAACAAACCAAATGGATTTGGCTGAAATTCGTTCTTTCCAAGATTTTAAATTGAAGTATCTACTAAATTCTATCCCTGGAGTGGCGGAAGTTGCCACTGTGGGAGGGTTTAAAAAACAATACCAAATCCAGATCGATCCCTTGAAGTTACAAATTTTTGGAATCGATATGGACGAAGTGATCGACAAGGTACGTAAATCAAATGACGACATTGGAGCCAGGTTACTCGAAATTGGTGGTGCTGAATACATGATCCGTGTAAGAGGTTATGTTCAGTCGAAAGAAGACATCGAACAAATCTCGTTAGGTGCCAATTCTATGGGAACTCCTATATACTTATCACAAGTTGCCAAAATTGTAGATGGACCTGACTTGAGGCGTGGGGTCGGTGATTGGAACGGCGAAGGTGACCAAGTTTCTGGGATCATCATCATGAGGCATGGCGAAAATGCACTGCGCGTCATTGAATCGGTAAAAGATAAAATCAAATCTATGGAAGCTTCTTTGCCGAGAGGTTTAAAAATCAAACCTGCATATGATCGTTCCATCCTTATCAATGAAACCATTCATGTATTGAAGGAAAAGTTAACGGAGGAAATTATAGTTGTTTCCATTATCATTTTAATTTTCCTTTGGCACATTCCTTCTGCGATCGTTCCGATCCTTACCATACCAATCGCAGTTATTCTTTCTTTCTTACCGATGTATTTGGCTGACATAGGTTCCAATTTGATGTCCTTGGCAGGCATTGCTTTATCGATTGGTGTCCTCGTGGATGGAGCAATCGTGGAAGTGGAAAATGCTTATAAAAAATTGGAAGAATGGGAATCCTCGGGTCGAGTGGGTGATTTCCATGCAATTCGACTGGAAGCACTTTTGGAAGTCGGGCCTTCCGTATTTTTTTCTCTTCTCATCATTGCCGTTGCCTTTTTCCCAATTTTTACTTTAGTGGACCAAGAAGGTAAATTATTTCGACCGCTTGCCATTTCCAAGAACGTAACGATGGCGATTGCTGCCATTCTTGCCATTACCGTTGATCCTGCGTTTCGCATGTTATTTACGCGGATGGATCCCTTTACCAAATTTACGCCCGTTGTGAATTCTATTCTAACTGGTATTTTTGTAGGTAAATATTATTCAGAGAAAAACCATCCCATTAGCAAACGTTTGTATTTAGTATACGAACCTGTGGTGAAAATGGTTTTGAACCATCCGAAAAAGACAGTTCTTTCTGCGGTTTTGTTATTTCTTTTGACAGTTCCCATTTATTTCAAATTGGGGACTGAGTTTTTGCCTCCACTCAATGAAGGTTCTATCTTATATATGCCAACCACACTTCCTGGTATCAGTATTGGGGAAGCCGAACGAGTGTTAAAGATCATGGACCAGAAGTTAGTTCGTTTCCCAGAAGTAGAATCGGTGTATGGAAAAGCTGGAAGGGCAGATACTTCAACTGATCCATCTCCCATCTCAATGTTTGAGATAGTTGTCACTCTCAAACCAGAGAAGGACTGGAGACGTGGACTTACCAAAGAAGACCTAGTGAAACAAATGAACGAACAAATGGAAATCCCAGGATTTTCGAATGCTTGGACTCAACCAATCAGAGCTCGTATTGATATGTTGTCTACGGGTATTCGTACACCAATCGGTATCAAAGTATTAGGTGAAAATCTGGAAGAAATCCAAGAGGTCGGAATTAATATAGAAACTGCACTGAAAAAAGAAAAAGGTGTTCGGTCTATCTTTGCTGAAAGAACCTCGGGTGGTTATTATATTGATATTAAAATTAAAAGGGAACTTGCTGCCAAGTATGGATTAACCATCGAAGACATTCAAAACACAATTCTTTCTGCTTTGGGAGGAGAAACTATCTCCACAACCATTGAAAAACGAGAGAGGTATTCAATCCAAATTCGGTATCCCAGGGAATACCGTGATAGTTTAGAAATGATCTCGAAAGTCCTCATTCCAATATCGAATCGAGGCCATATTCCTTTGAGTTATTTGGCGACTCTTGAATACAATATTGGCCCGACCATGATCCGAGATGAAAATGGATTTTTGACTGGGTATGTGTATGTGGATACAACCGATACGGATTTATTAGGATTTGTAAATCGATTAAAGTCCATAGTTGAAACAGAGGTGAATCTTCCAAAAGGAGTATTTCTAGAATGGAGTGGTCAGTATGAAAATATCATTCGTGTCAGAAACCGGATGATGTTTGTGGTTCCTATCACGCTCCTTTTGATTTTCTTTCTTTTATACATCAATACAAAATCTGTAATAAAAACGGCAATCGTTTTAACTGCGGTTCCTTTCTCTATGATCGGTGCTTTTTGGTTATTGTATCTTTTGGATTACCAGGTTTCTGTTGCCGTTTGGGTTGGTATCATCGCATTGCTTGGATTAGATGCTGAGACTGGAGTTTTTATGCTCATGTATTTAGATCTCTCCTATGAAAAGCATAAGAATCAAAATAAAAAGATGAATGCAGGAATACTCCAACTTGCCATCATCGAAGGAGCAGTGCATCGGATTCGACCTAAGATGATGACAGTTCTTTCTGGATTCATTGGACTATTGCCAATTATGTGGGCCACCGGATCAGGGTCAGATCTGATGAAGCGAATCGCTGCTCCTATGGTTGGTGGGCTTGTTACAAGTTTTGCATTAGAACTTGTAGTTTATCCTGCGATCTATTTCCTTTGGAAACAAAAAGAATTGATTGAGAAGGATTCAAAAATGGTAAATATTGGCGGATGA
- the argB gene encoding acetylglutamate kinase: MNHQSEKINHILEALPYLIKYSGKTIVIKYGGAAMVEEELKASFAEDIVLLKYLGINPVVVHGGGPEINSLIKSLNLNTQFVRGHRVTDEATMEVVEMVLTGKVNKQIVSLIQEKGGKPVGLSGKDGGLAIAEKYLMEVEDESGKTQKVDLGLVGEITSVDPNIILTLQREGFIPIISPVAMSKEGQTLNINADTMAGAIAQALHADKLILLTDTPGILIDGQLVTGLKKVDIRGYIKSGQISGGMIPKVECCLGAIDSGVKRAHIIDGRVPHSVLIEILTNQGIGSLIEQG, translated from the coding sequence ATGAACCACCAATCAGAAAAAATCAATCATATCTTGGAAGCACTTCCCTATTTGATCAAATATTCCGGGAAAACCATCGTCATCAAATACGGTGGAGCCGCTATGGTGGAGGAAGAACTCAAAGCTTCTTTTGCAGAGGACATCGTTTTACTCAAATACTTAGGAATCAATCCGGTCGTGGTTCATGGTGGTGGACCAGAAATCAATTCTCTCATCAAATCACTCAACCTCAACACTCAATTCGTCCGAGGCCATCGTGTGACCGATGAAGCCACAATGGAAGTGGTGGAGATGGTACTCACAGGCAAAGTGAATAAACAAATTGTTTCTCTCATCCAAGAAAAGGGAGGAAAACCAGTTGGGCTTTCGGGAAAAGACGGTGGCCTTGCCATTGCCGAAAAGTATCTGATGGAAGTGGAAGATGAATCAGGGAAAACACAAAAAGTAGACTTAGGCCTAGTAGGAGAAATCACTTCCGTTGATCCCAATATTATCCTCACCTTACAACGCGAAGGTTTTATCCCCATCATTTCTCCTGTAGCCATGTCCAAAGAAGGGCAAACACTCAATATCAATGCCGACACCATGGCAGGTGCCATCGCACAAGCACTCCATGCAGACAAACTTATTTTACTCACAGACACTCCGGGGATTCTGATTGATGGCCAATTGGTAACAGGTCTCAAAAAAGTGGATATTCGTGGTTATATAAAAAGTGGACAGATCTCTGGTGGCATGATACCAAAAGTAGAGTGTTGTTTGGGAGCGATTGATTCTGGAGTCAAACGAGCTCACATCATTGATGGTCGAGTGCCCCATTCCGTCTTAATTGAAATTTTGACAAACCAAGGGATTGGAAGTTTGATTGAACAAGGATAG
- a CDS encoding heavy metal-binding domain-containing protein: protein MKVKYILFPILILSLFLVSCGGTVHNHKDIYTCPMHPQIEMDHPGECPICGMALVKKEDPLLEPESEHTNHTQSKEPDLKLSENKQSILNLDTVLVTKGAISKTINLSGQVAYDPEIFSTANEYKSIASGNEWGKEIREGIRLRFTKLGLSEKQIQYILSKNSDLFLTGRSNHTALLVFQVYENDLSYFRVGKFIDLVNPIETNSLHKAKIVAMGNLINQDTRTLSVWCEVKDPEEYFKPQMYVQGTYGIEKTNVLRIPKESILPTGNSDLVYQKTESNHYAPKKIKVGFSSAEWVEVLEGLDENDEIVSKASFLLDSESKLKLGGYKNDQHNH, encoded by the coding sequence ATGAAGGTTAAATATATTCTTTTCCCTATCTTAATTCTGTCTTTGTTTTTGGTTTCTTGTGGGGGAACCGTACACAATCATAAAGATATTTATACTTGTCCGATGCATCCTCAAATTGAAATGGACCATCCAGGAGAATGCCCAATTTGTGGGATGGCACTTGTAAAAAAAGAGGATCCACTCCTTGAACCTGAATCTGAACATACAAACCATACCCAATCAAAAGAGCCTGATTTAAAACTATCAGAGAATAAACAATCAATTCTCAATTTAGATACGGTTCTTGTGACAAAGGGAGCTATCAGTAAAACAATCAATCTCAGTGGACAAGTCGCTTATGATCCTGAGATCTTTTCGACTGCCAATGAATACAAATCAATCGCTTCTGGGAATGAATGGGGAAAGGAAATTCGGGAAGGAATCCGTTTACGTTTCACCAAATTAGGATTAAGTGAAAAGCAGATCCAATACATCCTTTCTAAAAATTCAGATCTATTCTTAACAGGTAGATCAAACCATACAGCATTATTAGTATTCCAAGTCTATGAAAATGATCTCTCTTATTTTAGGGTAGGGAAGTTCATCGACTTAGTTAACCCGATCGAAACAAATAGTTTGCATAAGGCAAAAATTGTGGCAATGGGAAATTTGATTAACCAAGACACAAGGACATTGTCTGTTTGGTGTGAGGTGAAAGATCCCGAAGAATATTTTAAGCCACAGATGTATGTACAAGGGACTTATGGGATTGAAAAAACTAATGTATTAAGAATTCCAAAAGAATCCATTCTCCCGACTGGAAATTCGGATTTGGTGTATCAGAAAACTGAGTCCAACCATTATGCTCCGAAGAAAATAAAAGTTGGGTTTTCCTCCGCAGAATGGGTCGAGGTGCTGGAAGGTTTGGATGAAAATGATGAAATCGTATCCAAAGCAAGTTTTCTTTTAGATTCAGAGTCAAAATTAAAGTTAGGTGGTTATAAAAATGATCAGCACAATCATTAG